CTGTCGCTTTGCGTATCGTGGGGCGGCAACCACGACTGGGGCGAGATTCAGCGGCGGCGGATGCGCCGGGAAGGCGATCACCCCGTTCCGCATTACTGGAACCATGTATTGTGGGTCTGGGGTCAGCCCGATGTCGACAGTTTCATGAAATATGCCGAGAATGTCTGCCTCGACGGCGTTGTCGAAAAGATCCGTGCGCCCTATCTTGTCACCCACGGCGCCGGTGACCGCCAAATCCCGTTGGAATTCGCGCATAAGTCGCACGACCAGGCGGTGAACAGCGCGCACCGCGAGCTTCGCATCTTCACTGAGCGCGAGGGTGGCGTCGAGCATGTCGCCGCCGACAATATGGAGCCGTCGCGCAGCTTCATCTGCGATTGGGTGCGCGAGCAGTTCGCCGCCGGCGCGCGCAGTTGACGGTCGGCGATTAATGCTGCGCCTTCATCATATGAGCGAGTCCACCTGCTCGCAGCGGGTGAGGCTGGCGCTCGCCGAGAAACGCTTGGACTGGGAGAGCGTGCTCGTGCCGCCTGGCGGACTACGCGACCAGGCCTATCTTGCGCTGAATCCTGCGGGCGTCGTCCCCACCCTAATCCATCAGGACCATGTCCTCGTCGAGTCCCGCATAATCTGCGAATATCTCGAAGAGGCATTCCCGGCAGAACCGCTAATGCCGCTGCGCGCGTTCGAGCGCTATCGGGTTCGGCGCTGGACGAAACTGTTCGACGACAAACTTCATCTCGCGATCTTCGTGCTGAGCTTCGTCTGCTGGATGCGTGCGCGCTATCTCGCCCTACCCGACGCCCTGCGTGCTTCCGCGCTGCCTGGCATGACCGATCCGGTGAAGCGCCGGATCGCGGAAAATCTGCTCGAACGGGGATGGGATGCCGAGATACTCCGGGTGGCGCTGCGACAGCTCGTCAGCACGGCCGACGCACTGGAGACCGCATTGGCGGAGTCGCGCTGGCTGGGCGGTGATCACTTTTCCCTGGCGGATGTCGATCTGCTCACTGTCATCCAGCGGCTTGACGAACTGGGCGCGGGATCGCTGCTCGACGAGCGCGCGGCTGTCGCGGGTTGGCTGGACCGCAGTCGCCACCGGCTTTCCTTCGCGCTCGCCTTCGACACGTGGCGAAACGAGGAAACCGCCCGGCGCCATAGCCTGCTCGCCAACGAGGCCGCCGAGCGGTTCGCCGGCCTCATCGCGTCGCTCTGAGCACAACCGAACACAATATTCGCCAGACCGATCTTGCCCATCAGAACATGCAATTTGCCGCGCTCCGGCTCAGCCAATTACGGTCTGTTTCCATCAGCCAGATATAGGAGAAACCCATGATCACCGGACATGCGGGCCTGGTGCTGGGCGTTGCGGACATCCAGGAAGCTCGGCGCTTCGTCGACGATTTCGGCTTGCCGCTCCGGCACGCCGATGCGGAGACGGTAAGCTTTGAACTCGAGGAGGGCTCGACCGTCTTTCTGCGCCATCAGGACGATCCGTTACTGCCGCCGCCGCTGGGCGCGGCCGCCAGCGGGGTGCGCGAGATCATCTGGGGCGTCGACACGCGCGAGGCGCTCAACGCGCTCGCGGCCTCGATCAGCCAGGACGTCGCCGTTACCCGGGATGCGGACGGCAGCTTCGGCTTCGTCGATCCCAGCGGCATCGCCACGCGGCTCCGGCTGTTCCATCGCAAACCGGTGCTGAACGCGCCCGAACCGCTCAACGCGCCCGATGCGGTTCGGCGGCTCGGCAAACATCGCCGCTGGCGCAAGCGCTGTTATCCCAAGGTGATCCAGCATGTCGTCTATGTCGTGGATGACGCATTGGAGGCCGCCCGCTTCTACATCCACCGGTTGGGCTTCAAACTGTCCGACATTTCTGACGGTGTCGGCTATTTCCTGCGCGCGCCCGGAATCAGCGAGCATCACTCGATCTTCTTTTTGCAAAAAGGGGCCGTCCCCGGCGCCGACAGCCCGCGGCCCGATCATGTCTCCTTCGGCGTCGAGGATATCGACGAGATGATGGTCGGCGCGAATTATATGGATCGGCGCGGCTGGAAGAAATCCATGGGGCCCGGCCGCCACCGCATAGGATCCGCGCTTTTCTACTATTTCCACACGCCGTTCGGCATCGAGTTCGAATATGACACGGACAATGATCATCTCGACGAACATTGGCAGCCGCTGATCTGGGAACCGCGCTTCGGAATGCTCGCCTGGATAGCCGGCGACATGCCGCCCTTCTGGCGTCAGGAACCCGACTGGAACGTGCGCTATGTGCCAGCCGATCACCCCGTCTTCGTCCCTTATGAAACGGTCGCGCCCGCGTCCGATGCGCAGGGCTAGGCCGCATGAGCCGGAAATCGCGAATATTGATAGTGGGCGCGGGCATTGGCGGCCTGACTGCCGGTATCGCCCTGCTCCGCAATGGGGCCGAGATCGAGATCATCGAGAAGAAGGCGGACAATATCGTTTACGGCGTGGGGTTGAGCCAGCCCGGCAACGCGTTGCGCAGCCTGAAGTCGATCGGCCTGCTCGATCAATGCTACGCCGAGGGACTCGGCGCCGACTTCACCGAATGGTTGCGCGGCGACGGCGCGCTGATCGCCAGGACGCCGAGCCTGCGGCTCGCCGATCCGGATCGCCCCGCTTACAATAATATCGGCCGTCCCGCCCTGCAGCGCATCCTGCTGGCCGA
The sequence above is drawn from the Rhizorhabdus dicambivorans genome and encodes:
- a CDS encoding glutathione S-transferase family protein, translated to MSESTCSQRVRLALAEKRLDWESVLVPPGGLRDQAYLALNPAGVVPTLIHQDHVLVESRIICEYLEEAFPAEPLMPLRAFERYRVRRWTKLFDDKLHLAIFVLSFVCWMRARYLALPDALRASALPGMTDPVKRRIAENLLERGWDAEILRVALRQLVSTADALETALAESRWLGGDHFSLADVDLLTVIQRLDELGAGSLLDERAAVAGWLDRSRHRLSFALAFDTWRNEETARRHSLLANEAAERFAGLIASL
- a CDS encoding VOC family protein, whose translation is MITGHAGLVLGVADIQEARRFVDDFGLPLRHADAETVSFELEEGSTVFLRHQDDPLLPPPLGAAASGVREIIWGVDTREALNALAASISQDVAVTRDADGSFGFVDPSGIATRLRLFHRKPVLNAPEPLNAPDAVRRLGKHRRWRKRCYPKVIQHVVYVVDDALEAARFYIHRLGFKLSDISDGVGYFLRAPGISEHHSIFFLQKGAVPGADSPRPDHVSFGVEDIDEMMVGANYMDRRGWKKSMGPGRHRIGSALFYYFHTPFGIEFEYDTDNDHLDEHWQPLIWEPRFGMLAWIAGDMPPFWRQEPDWNVRYVPADHPVFVPYETVAPASDAQG